One genomic segment of Candidatus Peregrinibacteria bacterium includes these proteins:
- the efp gene encoding elongation factor P, whose amino-acid sequence MDSQKIRAGAKILISDDPYVVMSYVHSHMSQSVGKMVVRARNLLTGNVLEKTFFSGENVPEADITMNSAQFLYGHGDEYSFMDNQTYEQFTFDKKKLGDVVDFLTEGLEVKVMNWNGNPINIAPPSVVNLKVVETEPGVRGDTASGGSKPAKLETGMVVQVPFFINTDDVLEINTESRSYKSRA is encoded by the coding sequence ATGGATTCCCAAAAAATTCGCGCTGGTGCCAAAATTCTCATTAGTGATGATCCGTACGTCGTTATGAGCTATGTTCATTCCCACATGTCACAATCGGTTGGGAAAATGGTCGTAAGAGCAAGGAATCTTCTTACCGGAAATGTTCTCGAAAAAACATTTTTCTCTGGAGAAAATGTGCCAGAAGCAGACATTACCATGAATTCTGCTCAGTTTCTCTACGGACATGGAGATGAGTACAGTTTTATGGACAACCAGACGTATGAACAATTTACGTTTGATAAGAAAAAACTCGGAGATGTCGTTGATTTTCTCACGGAAGGACTTGAGGTCAAAGTGATGAACTGGAATGGAAATCCAATCAACATCGCGCCTCCTTCTGTGGTAAATCTGAAAGTGGTGGAGACAGAACCTGGTGTTCGTGGAGATACTGCTTCCGGCGGATCAAAACCAGCAAAGCTCGAAACCGGAATGGTGGTACAAGTGCCATTTTTTATTAATACTGACGACGTTCTCGAGATCAACACGGAATCGAGGTCGTATAAGTCGAGAGCATAG
- the def gene encoding peptide deformylase, whose amino-acid sequence MSTKALPLFTGSENKILRTKSKEVRVITKNIKKLLEKMHATVREEGGVGLAAPQVGENLRIIIAQISGTFLEMINPEILSFSEKCESGEEGCLSLPGIWGIVRRSSEITVQFLDLKGRQRILNLKGFNARVVQHEVDHINGVLFIDRAQNTSENRTGTAL is encoded by the coding sequence ATGTCGACAAAAGCTCTTCCTCTTTTCACCGGTTCAGAAAACAAAATTCTTCGAACAAAATCGAAAGAAGTTCGTGTAATTACAAAAAATATTAAAAAACTTTTGGAAAAAATGCATGCGACTGTACGAGAAGAAGGAGGAGTAGGGCTTGCTGCTCCACAGGTTGGAGAAAATCTTCGTATTATTATCGCTCAGATTTCGGGAACATTTTTAGAAATGATAAATCCGGAGATTCTCTCATTTTCAGAAAAATGTGAAAGTGGAGAGGAAGGGTGTCTTTCTCTTCCCGGAATATGGGGAATTGTCCGCCGTTCGAGTGAAATCACTGTCCAATTTTTGGATCTCAAAGGACGTCAGCGCATTCTCAATCTCAAGGGATTCAACGCTCGTGTTGTTCAGCACGAAGTCGATCACATCAATGGTGTACTTTTTATAGATCGTGCTCAAAATACTTCAGAGAATAGGACAGGAACAGCACTCTGA
- a CDS encoding polysaccharide pyruvyl transferase family protein, whose product MTKEFAFCSVSFNMEQKRKTLLIFGNYGLPNWGDEGILAGIRRRIDQKAWKILVVSPFMKNIAIEHKLLAIPPPPSTIFSLGKWILTGKFFKTYTAVKNADLVIFGGGGLFQELPKKALSIWRRYFRFCVFFKKRILLIGNSFGPFRSQRSLRKTGNLLSSASFCSVRDENSLNILRDMHFPAGRSFLATDAAFLLPAKRSGPLKKSGILICLRNGDLSKEYLDEIRKFCRQVEKKKQKVEFLPMQITRSADDKLAAKLGIPLFLPKNLTEVRTKIAESEFLLGNRLHSGIFAMLSSTPFLIIPSRPKIQNFFTSCGLPKMLLSGKITAQKIMKKYEHLKKAGLPLKKEIKGAVKREKEKCSYLFPDFL is encoded by the coding sequence ATGACGAAGGAGTTCGCATTTTGCAGTGTTTCCTTTAATATGGAACAAAAACGAAAAACCCTTCTTATTTTCGGCAATTATGGACTCCCGAATTGGGGAGATGAAGGAATTCTTGCGGGCATTCGAAGGAGAATTGACCAAAAAGCTTGGAAAATTCTGGTCGTTTCGCCATTTATGAAAAATATTGCGATCGAACATAAGCTTTTGGCAATTCCACCGCCGCCAAGCACCATTTTCTCTCTTGGAAAATGGATACTGACAGGAAAATTTTTCAAAACATATACTGCCGTTAAAAATGCTGATTTGGTTATTTTTGGAGGAGGAGGACTTTTCCAAGAACTTCCCAAAAAAGCGCTTTCTATTTGGAGAAGGTATTTTCGATTCTGTGTATTTTTTAAAAAACGAATTCTCCTCATCGGGAATTCTTTTGGACCATTCCGTTCACAGAGATCACTCCGAAAAACGGGAAACCTCCTTTCTTCAGCATCATTCTGTTCAGTGCGAGATGAAAATTCCTTGAATATTTTGAGAGATATGCATTTCCCTGCCGGTCGCTCATTTTTGGCAACTGACGCGGCTTTTCTGCTTCCAGCAAAAAGAAGTGGACCATTAAAAAAAAGTGGAATTCTTATTTGTCTTCGTAATGGCGATCTTTCCAAAGAGTACCTTGATGAAATTCGAAAGTTTTGTCGTCAAGTGGAGAAGAAAAAACAAAAAGTTGAATTCCTTCCGATGCAAATAACGAGGAGTGCAGATGATAAACTTGCGGCGAAACTCGGAATTCCGCTTTTTCTTCCAAAAAATCTCACCGAAGTTCGGACAAAAATTGCTGAATCAGAGTTCCTTCTCGGAAATAGGCTCCATTCAGGAATATTCGCAATGCTCTCTTCTACGCCATTCCTCATAATCCCCTCTCGCCCGAAAATACAAAACTTTTTTACATCGTGTGGACTTCCCAAAATGCTTCTTTCTGGAAAAATTACCGCTCAAAAAATTATGAAAAAATATGAACATCTGAAAAAAGCAGGACTCCCACTCAAAAAAGAAATTAAGGGCGCAGTAAAAAGGGAAAAAGAAAAGTGTTCGTACTTATTCCCTGATTTTTTGTAG
- the rplS gene encoding 50S ribosomal protein L19, whose protein sequence is MGTVTIEELNKLELKKKFTPFSAGQTVRVHQKIKEGDKERIQIFQGLIIETTGGHGVNGSITVRKVVDGIGVEKVFPIHSPFIEKIELVKEAKVRRSRIFFMRGRSGKSARLQERFYSESELESMKPHEVTEAEVEEAILHQKEEEAKLAEVEGKGSEEAPTEEIVQKKTSPEEVSPEKEEAEAK, encoded by the coding sequence ATGGGAACCGTTACTATCGAGGAATTAAATAAATTAGAACTTAAAAAGAAGTTTACCCCCTTCTCTGCAGGGCAGACAGTTCGAGTACATCAAAAAATTAAAGAAGGAGATAAAGAGCGTATTCAGATTTTTCAGGGACTCATTATTGAAACAACAGGTGGACATGGAGTAAACGGGAGCATTACCGTTCGGAAGGTGGTCGATGGTATTGGTGTGGAAAAGGTTTTTCCTATTCACTCGCCCTTTATCGAAAAAATAGAGCTCGTAAAGGAGGCGAAGGTTCGGAGATCTCGAATCTTCTTTATGAGAGGACGTAGTGGAAAGTCAGCAAGGCTTCAAGAGAGGTTCTATTCTGAGTCTGAGCTCGAGTCTATGAAACCGCATGAAGTGACTGAAGCAGAAGTGGAGGAAGCAATTTTGCATCAGAAAGAAGAGGAAGCAAAACTCGCTGAGGTCGAGGGGAAGGGATCAGAAGAGGCTCCCACAGAAGAAATTGTTCAGAAAAAGACCTCTCCAGAAGAAGTTTCTCCTGAAAAAGAGGAAGCTGAAGCAAAATAA
- a CDS encoding YggS family pyridoxal phosphate-dependent enzyme produces the protein MIISQNIAGIQKELKLYPRASLLVVTKLRTSDEMTEVFQSHVLKIGENRVQEMVQKLHYIPSEIERHMIGHLQKNKVKKAVGIFDIIESVDSLSLAEKISEESNTLQKTIPIFLQVNISHEPQKGGFFPEEILDAYKKIEQLSSIKICGIMCIPKFTNDQHEARSYFSDMFQLYKNIIHNFYLDEQKFELSMGMSHDYKIALEEGATLVRIGRRIFEENM, from the coding sequence GTGATAATCTCTCAGAACATTGCAGGAATTCAGAAAGAGCTCAAACTGTATCCAAGGGCAAGTCTTTTAGTCGTAACAAAATTAAGAACTTCTGACGAAATGACTGAGGTTTTTCAGTCTCATGTTTTAAAAATAGGGGAAAATCGTGTTCAAGAAATGGTGCAAAAACTCCATTACATTCCTTCTGAAATAGAACGCCATATGATTGGACACCTTCAGAAGAATAAGGTCAAAAAAGCTGTAGGAATTTTTGATATTATCGAAAGTGTTGATTCTCTTTCCCTTGCGGAAAAAATATCAGAAGAATCAAATACTCTCCAAAAGACAATACCTATTTTTCTTCAGGTGAATATTTCACATGAGCCTCAGAAAGGGGGATTTTTCCCAGAGGAAATTCTTGATGCGTATAAAAAAATTGAACAACTTTCTTCGATAAAAATCTGTGGAATTATGTGTATTCCAAAGTTTACAAATGATCAGCACGAAGCGAGAAGTTATTTTTCAGACATGTTTCAGTTGTATAAAAATATTATACATAATTTTTATCTCGATGAACAAAAATTTGAACTTTCAATGGGCATGAGTCACGACTATAAAATCGCACTTGAAGAAGGTGCAACTCTTGTGCGAATTGGAAGGAGAATATTTGAGGAGAATATGTAA